A stretch of DNA from Candidatus Binatia bacterium:
GAGCGACTCGGCAACGAGGTGCGAGCGGTTTTGGAAACCGTACCGGGCGTAGCGGACCTGAGGGTCGAACTTATGTCTGGTGCGCGGGAGGTCTCCATTCTGATCGACCGATCCGCTTTAGCCCGCTACGGGCTATCTATCGATGCGGTACGCGAGGTCGTCGAGGCCGCAACCGGCGGCGTCACAGTAACGGAGATGCTCCAAGGTGCACGGCGCTTTCCGATCGTCGTGCGCCTCCCAGATTCCTATCGGCGCGATCCTGAGGCGCTCGGGCAAATCCCGTTGCTGGCTCCTGGTGGGGAGCGGGTGCGTTTACAACAACTCGCTCAAACTACCGTCATAGATTCGCCGGAAGCGATCCAGCGGGAGGACGGCCAGCGCCGTCTGGTCGTCCAAGCGAACGTGCGCGGTCGCGATTTGGGTGGCTTTGTGGCAGAAGCGCATCGCCGCATCGACGAAGTGGTGCATTTGCCACCGGGCTACCACTTCCGCTGGGGCGGACAGTTCGAAAATCAACAGCGTGCAATGAACCGCCTGGGCGTCGTCGTTCCCCTCGCCCTCGCTTTGATTGCAGGGTTCCTGTACGGCGCGTTCGGTCGCGTCCGGTACGCAGCTTTGGTACTTTCCGGCGTCCCTTTTGGTCTTGTCGGCGGAATCGCTGCACTGTGGGTTCGCGGGCTGCACTTGAACCTCGCGGCTTCCATCGGGTTCATCGCGCTCTTCGGGGTCGCAGTGCTCAACGGCGTCGTCATGCTTAGTGCGATCAACCGACTGCGCTCGCAGGGCCTCGATCTCATGGAAGCCACGCTCCGGGGAGCAACCCAGAGGCTCAAGCCTGTGCTGATGACTGGCCTTGTGGCTGCCTTTGGGTTTTTACCCATGGCATTGTCGCGCAGCGCTGGTGCCGAAGTGCAACGACCATTGGCCACAGTGGTCATTGGCGGCATTCTTTCCGCGGCAACGCTGACCCTATTGCTGTTACCGGCATTGTACGAATGGGTCGAGCGCCGGTATCCGGCGGAACCAGCGCGCAATTCGACCGAATAAACTCCCCCATGCGCTCGAGTACTCCCCGCTCGGGATTGGACAGCGAACCGCCGTGGCCCCACTCGCAACGTTCGTGCAACGACTCGCCGGGCGGCCGGATTGTTCAGATTGCTTTGGTGCCTTCACAAGGAACTCTCGATGTCCTCGACTACGTCGTCCCCGAAGAACTTTCTCCGCCGGCAGAGGTAGGGAGCCGAGTCGTCGTTCCTCTGGGGCGGCGGTTTGTCATGGGGGTGGTCGTGGGAACCCTCACGCGCTCCGAAGTGCCCGAACTACGTCCGGTCACGGCAACGCTGGACTCGAGCGGCCCCCTGTTCGATGGGACACTGCTGTCGCTCGCGCGGTGGCTAGCGGAATACTATCTGGGATCGCTCGGCGATGCGATCGCCACGATGATCCCGAGCGTGGTCCGGGTACGCGTGCGGAAACGACTGTACGCCCCGCGCGGAGCTCTGGAGGCGGTGCAGGATGCCAGAGACCGCGCGGTGATCGAACACGTATTGCGGCACAATGGTGTCCGGGCCGTCGCATTGCGGCGGCGCATAAAAGACGCATCTCCCGCTCGCCTGAACCGACTCTGTCGGGACGGACTCCTGCAGGTTCGTTACGAAGCCCAAGCAGCCGTGCCATTGCACCTCGGACGCCCAAACCTTGTGCGTGTCGCCCATCCGCTTCCAGAAGTCGAGGCAGACGTTTGGATGCGCAAGCGACCAGCGTTGTGGCGGTGTTACGAGTACCTTCTCCACCATCCCTTGGGTGTCGCCACGATCGAAGAACTCAAGGCCAGCTTTCCGAATGTCGGCACAAAGCTTCGCGTGTTGGAGGAGGCAGGGATCATCCAACGCCTTTCGGCGCAGCCAGAACCGGCCCAAGAACCCGAAGAGCTCACCGCTCTCGCTCCGGTAAAACTTTCCGCCGCTCAACGGGAGGCAGTCACGCGCGTAACCCAGGCACTCGGATCCGGGTTTCGTCCGTTCCTGCTTCACGGAGTTACGGGTAGCGGTAAGACCGAAGTCTACCTGCAAGCTGCTCGCGCCTGTGTCGATGCGGGCAAATCTGTGCTCGTTCTCGTGCCGGAAATTTCGCTCACCCATCAGTTGGTTGCCGCTTTGCGCCAGCGCTTTGGCGCGCAGGTCGCTTTACTCCATAGCGGGCTGAGCCCGCGCGAACGTTGGCATCAATGGCAGCGGATTGCCGCCGGGCAAGTACGAATTGTGGCTGGCGCTCGCAGCGCCGTGTTTGCGCCCTTGAGGAACCTCGGGCTCGTCGTGGTCGACGAGGAACACGATGCCGCCTACAAGCAAGAGGAGGGTTTACGCTACCACGCACGCGACGTTGCGGTCATGCGCGCCTCGCTGACTCACTGCCCTGTCGTACTCGCTTCGGCTACGCCTTCCTTGGAGAGTTACTACAACGCCGATCGAGGGCGCTACGAGCTTTTGCACCTTCCCGAGCGAGTCGACACCCGGCCACTACCGGCAGTGGAAATCGTAGATCTGCGAAGGGCCAACACCCGAGGCCGGGCCTTGCCGTTTTCCCGAACGTTGCGCTCGGCACTCGCCGCCAACCTTGCGAGCAAACAGCAAAGTCTCTTGTTCTTGAACCGTCGCGGTTACGCGCGCTTTCTTCAATGCTTGCACTGCGGGCTTGTGCTCTTGTGCCCGAATTGCTCGGTGAGTCTCACGTATCACCAGCGCAAAGCTGCCCTTCAATGCCACCACTGTGGCCGCACAACCCCAGCCCCGACGCAGTGCCCCCACTGCCAGCACACAGCCATGGCGGCCTGGAGCGCCGGCACGGAACAGGTCGAGCAAACTCTGCGTACATGGTTTCCCAAGGCGCGGATCGCCCGGCTCGACCGCGACGTCGCCACGCGTTCGGCCGCGCTGGCAGAAATTGTTCGCGATTGGGCCGACGGGCGCTACGACTTCCTCGTCGGCACGCAAATGGTTGCCAAGGGGCACCACGCACCCAACGTCACCCTCGTGGCAGTGATTCTTGCGGAGCTGTCGCGTAACTTTCCGGATTTTCGCGCAGCGGAACGAACTTTCCAGCTTCTGACGCAGGTTGCCGGACGGGCCGGCCGCGGCGACAAGCCGGGCCGGGTGATCGTGCAAACATATCGTCCAGAGGACCCGGTGATCCGCTGGGCTGCGCAACACGACTACGAGGGTTTTGTACGCTACGAACTCGCCCAACGCCAAGAACTCGCCTACCCTCCGTTTTCCCGGCTGCTTCTCGCTCGCTTCGAAGCCCGGGAGGAGCACAAAGCGCAGGAGACTGCGAGGGAGTTCGCGGATAGCGTTCGGGCGCTGGCGGGAACGCTTGTTACTGTTCTCGGACCTGCGCCGGCTCCTCTCTTGCGCTTGCGTGGCTGGTACCGCTGGCAAGTATTGTTGCGCTCTCCGCGCTCCGCACTCCTCCGGCAAGCAGCCACCCGAGCCCGAGAGCTGTTGACCCAGGCGCTTCCCCGCAAAGCCCGAGTCCGCGTGATTCTGGACGTGGATCCGCAGTCTCTGCTGTAGCAAGGGGCGGAATTGGAGCGACAGGGTGCTCGCCCCCGGCGGCTTTGGGGTGCATCAAAGGCACGAACTATGCCCACTGCCCGCCGCTCTCGGCCAGTGGACTCAGGCACCGACCACCGCAAGTGTGCAACATTGCCAACCCGGCCACGCGATAGAAATCCGCGAGGCCCCGTGGAAGAATGCAGTCTCGAACAACGACACGAACGGAGAAGCGGAGGAAGGTCGTGGAAACTCAGCCAAAACGCATCTTGCTTTGCACGTTAGGTGCGTCGTGGGCCGTTGTGCCAGAAGTCTTCGCGGTCGTCGCACCGCAAGTGCTCGACTTGTTCCAGCATCACGAGCGGCGCGAGCGCTTGATTGCTGAGGTGCGACGTCGTGGAATCGTTCCCCCGGAGGAGGTCTGGGTGGCCACAACCGGCGGTACAGCCGCGCAACGCCAAGCATTGACCGACTGCTGGCGCGAAATTCCCGGCGCCCCTCCCCTCCACATTTGGATCGCGCAACAGACGAACGACCTTGGCTCTGCGGCTGAGTGCGAGGAAATGCGGGAGCTAATCTTTCGACTGGTGCTACATGCGTCCGCCAACGGACGACACGAAGGTCTAGTACTGAGTCTCGCCGGAGGGCGCAAAACCATGAGCGCCGATCTCCAGTGGGCTGGAAGTATATTCGGAGCCCGCGCCTGCATTCATGTGATCGATCGGCAGCTCCCTCCTGAGTTCCGGCAGCCCGAACCGAAACTACTCACCCAGCCGCTTCGCCCGGAACTCGCGAACTGTCTCGAGCCGGTGTTCTTGGGACCGTTTGAGCGCTCGGACCTTCTGGATGCCGGGATCGAGGACTATCCGGCGCTCGATCCAGCAGATTTCCCCATCGACGGAGAAGTTCTCGCGGAGGAGGAGTCCGTCTATCGAACAATTGGGTGGAACTCTCACTCATCGTCCGTGGTGGAGGCATGGCAACAGCGCGAGCGCAACCGCGCGCGGATTTATGTCAGTCACTTAAAGAGCCTCCTCGAACAGGAACCACGCACGAACTGGTTTGGCTTGTATCGTCTCTCACCCCGAGAAATCGAGCAACTCCGAACGTACCCGGTAAAACCAGAACTACGCCCCTGGCTCGAGAAACTGCCAAAGGCCGACCTCCACTGTCATTTGGGTGGCGTGCTGGACCTGGAACAACAAAGAGAAGTCGCCCGAGCGGTCTGGGAGCAAGTGTCCCTTCGGGAACGAAAAGCTGCCCTCGACGCAGTTAAAGTCTGGTATCGAGAGCGCCAGTGGCCCGCAAACTGGAAGCAGTTGCTCGGCCGCGGGCGCGAGCGCTCGGTTAGAGCTGCTGGGATCCTGTGCACGCTCTCGTTCGACGAACTGTACGAACACCTCTATCAGGTCACCGAACCTCGCGTCGGGCTGCGGACGCGCTCTGGTTTCCGCGCCTACGAGCAGCCGGGCGACCTCTCGGGCTCCAGTTTGCTTCAATGCGAAGAGGCAGTGCGCGAATACACGCGCCAAGCGTACCGGCGACTGAAACGCGATGGAGTCCGCTACTGCGAGCTCCGGGCTAGCCCGCACAAGTACTTGACCGACCCTTCCGCCGACTACAACAAGTACGGCGGTGCCCGGCGCTTCTTGGGTTTGTTCGAAGAGGCCCTGCACAAGGCACAGCAGGAGGATCCCGGGCTCGATGTTCGCCTGCTCATCGTGCTCGATCGGCGTCAACCCTGGGACGCGGGTGACATTGACTTTATCGTCCGCGCCCACAGCGATCATCGCGAGCTCGTCGTCGGCGTCGACGTCGCCGGAGACGAACAGGTCTCCACCAGTTTCCGGACACTCACCCGTCTTTTTCTGCCGGTGTTTCGCAAGTGTTTACCGATCACGATTCACGCTGGCGAAGGAGAAAGTGCGAAAAACATTTGGCAGGCGGTGTATCGCTTACATGCCGAACGCGTCGGCCACGGTCTCACCCTGCACGAACGACCGGAGCTGGCAAAGCGCCTAAGAGACCGCCGCATCGCAGTAGAACTTTGCCCCACCAGTAACATCGAAGTGGTAGGTTACTACGATCCCGAATGGGAGGCCACTGGGAGCTGGGCAGAGTACCCGCTGAAGAGCTACCTGAACGAGCTCAAGCTGGACGTCGTGATCTGCACCGACAACCCGGGTATCTCGCGCACCAACTTGGCTGACGAGTATCTCCGGGCGGCACGCATGTGCGGCGGCATGTCTGTATGGCAACTCCTTTCGTTGATGCGGGCGGGTTTCGAACATGCCTTTGTCTCCGCAGAAGACCGAGCTGCACTGCTCCGCCAGTGCGATGGCGAAATCGCGCAAAAGGTCGCCGAGCTGCTTCGCGCTTGAGGTTGCGGCTGTCCTCGCGGCGCCACACCACACCGCCACTGAAAAGCGAGTCGATTGGAGCCCTTCGAGGTTCCCCCAGCCCCTTGCAGCTCCATCCCCTTCTTCCTTAGTTTGAGTTCGCATGGCTTTGCGACCCATCCTCAAGTACCCAGATCCAACGTTGAAGCGCGTTTCCACTCCGGTCGGGAACATTGACGGTCGTGTGCACCAACTCCTCGACGACATGGTGGAAACCATGTACCACGCCCCCGGTATTGGTCTCGCTGCCCCGCAAGTGGGTGTCAGTGAACGCGTGATTGTCGTGGACGTGGACAAAGAACAAAAGGGCATCGGTTTGGTGAAGCTCATAAACCCCGAAATTCGCGCGCGTGAGGGATCGATTGTTTTCGAAGAGGGCTGTTTGAGCGTCATCGGATACACGGCGGAAGTTCGTCGTTCCGCCAAAATCCTCGTTCATGCCTGGACTCCTGAGGAACGAGAAATTGAACTCGAAGCGGAAGGGTTGTTCGCGGTCTGCCTGCAGCATGAGATGGACCACCTGGACGGCAAGCTCTTTTTAGATCGGATCAGTAGTCTCAAGCGCGACCTCTACCGCCGCCGGCTCAAAAAGTGGATGCGCGAAGGGTTCCCCGAAGAGGTCCTTCAGGCTTCCAGCGGCCTATGAAGTTCACTGCCCGTGCGCTCCCCCGCTGAGACCCGCCGGCCGCAAGAAATTCCCACCGGCTGGCGCATTGTCTTTTTCGGTACGCCAGAGTTCGCGGTCGCCTCGCTCCGAGCTTTGGTGGAGGCTGGCGAGAACGTGGTGGGCGTGGTCACCCAGCCCGACAAGCCCGCGGGGCGAGGCCGGCGCACTACGGCGCCACCTGTCAAACAGTATTCCCTCCAACTCGGCTTGCCGGTGATCCAGCCCCAGAAGATCCGCAACAACCCGGAATTCGTCGCGCTACTCCGTCGCTGGGCGCCGGATGTGATCGTGGTCGTCGCCTACGGAAAAATTTTGCCTCCCGACATCTTGGCACTCCCGCCTCACGGCTGCATCAATGTGCACGCGTCGCTGCTACCCCGTTACCGCGGCGCGGCTCCCATCCAATGGGCACTCATCCGCGGCGAAACCCGAACTGGAATCAGTGTTATGCTCATGACGGAAGAGATGGACGCGGGCCCCGTTTTGCTCCAGTGTCCGCTCACTATCGAACCGGAGGAAACCTATGGCGAACTCGAAAAGCGCTTAGCGGAGCTCGGAGCTACTTGCCTCTTGCGCGCCTTGCGTGGCTGGCGCGCGGCCACAATCCAAGCACAGCCGCAGGATACCACCCAAGTTACCTTCGCGCCTCCGATTACCAAGGACATGGGACAAATTGACTGGAGTCGCCCGGCTGAGGAAGTTGCACGGTGGATCCGCGGGCTGAGTCCCAATCCCGGCGCGTACTTCACCTGGGAGGGGAAACGAGTCAAAGTCTACCGTGCTCGCGCGCACGAAAAGACCGCATCCCCCTCCTTGGGTCCCGCGGGAACGGTCGTGTCTGTGGAGCCCACGCTTATGGTGGCTTGCGGGCGTGGCGTGCTCGAACTGGTGGAAGTCCAACTGGAAGGACGCCGCCGGGCGAGCGGCAGCGAGGTTGCTCGCGGGTTACGCTGGCGCCCTGGCCAGGAGCTCGCGGAAACGTCGACATGAGTGCTCCGCGCACGCCTCCTCCGCCCGACCCCCGGGGTATCGCCTGGCAGGTTCTCCGGCGGGTCGAAGCGGGCGCGTACTCGGATGTCGTCCTCGGACAAACGTTGGCCCGAGTTGCGTTGCTCCCGAAGGATCGGGCTTTGACTGTACGCCTGGTGTACGGAACCCTCGCTTGGCAACTTTATCTCGATCACCTGCTCGCGGGGTTTACCCACCGGCCCTTGGCGGACCTCGATAGCGCAATCCGCATCTTACTGCGGCTTGCCATGTTTCAAATTTGTTTTCTGGATAAGGTCCCTACGTTTGCGGCGGTCGACACGGCGGTACGCCTAGCCAAGGGCTACCGGCACGGAGCGGCTACCAGCTTCGTAAACGCCGTGCTGCGCCGCGCCGCCGAGGGCTGGAAGAGTGTTCCTTTGCCCGCCCGCGACCGAGACCCGATCGGCTATTTGAGCGTCCGTTACTCCCATCCCCGCTGGATCGTAGAGACATGGATGCAGGAGTACGGCGCCGAGGCCACCGAGGCACTTTTACGAGCGAACAACGAACCCGCACCGACGGTGTTGCGGGCAAATCGGCTGCGCACGACGCGAGACGCCTTGATCACCATGTTCCGTGAACGCTCTCTGGACGCTTGCCCGGGGCAATACGCCCCAGAGTCTATCGTGGTCAGCGGTTTCGATCCTTTGAATGATCCCTTGTACAGGCAGGGTTTGTACTCTTTGCAGGGGGAAGCGGCACAACTGGTCGGCTACCTTTTGAATCCGCAACCCGGCGAATCCGTTCTCGACCTGTGCGCGGCGCCAGGCGGGAAAACAACGCACTTGGCGGAACTCATGCACGGTCGTGGCCGGATCGTGGCGGTGGATACGCAGCGCAAGGGTTTGGACCAACTGCGACGGGAGTGCAACCGACTCGGCATCGATTGCGTTGCCCCGTACGTCGCCGACGCGCGCACCTGGCAACCAAAAGATTTGCCGGCCTTTGATCGGGTGCTGGTGGACGCACCCTGCAGCGGGCTCGGCACGCTCCGCCAACACCCCGAGATTCGCTGGCGGCGAACACCCGCATCCGTGCGCGAACTCTCCCGACTGCAAAGGGACTTACTAGCCCAAGCGGCAAAATGGGTGCGGCCCGGGGGAGTGCTGTTGTACGTGACCTGCACAATGCTGCGAGCCGAAAACGAGGAAGTCGTCACTGACTTTCTCGGCCGCGAGCGCACATTCACACTGGAACGGCCCGACCCATCTCTGCCCCCGAGCGCGTACGCGTTGATCGATAGTCACGGGTTTTTTCGCACGGCCCCGCATCTCCACGGACTCGACGGCTTTTTTGCGGCGCGGTTGCGGCGCTCCGATGGTCAAGGTAACGTGCCGGCGTGATTCGAATTGCAGCTTCTATCTTGTCTGCGGATTTTGCCCGCTTAGGGGAGGAGGTCGAGGCGGTCACTCGCGCCGGCGCAGACTGGATCCATGTCGATGTGATGGATGGACATTTCGTTCCGAACTTAACGATTGGACCCGACGTCGTCCGCGCGGTGAGGCGCCATACACCGTTGCCGCTCGATACACACTTAATGATCGAACATCCGGAGCGTTTCATCGATGCGTTTGCCGCTGCTGGCAGCGACTACATCTCGATCCATGCCGAAGTGACCCCGGAACCACGGCCACTCATTGAGCGCATTCGGGACCTCGGGAAGCATCCGGCTATCGTGGTCAATCCCGAAACACCCGTGACACGCGTTTTTCCGGTGCTGGAAGCTGTGGACATGCTGCTCATCATGAGCGTCCACCCCGGCTTCGCTGCTCAGGCCTTTATCGAGGGCACGCTCGAAAAAATTCGTGCGGCCAACGAGTTCCGCAAGCGCAACGGACTGGCTTTCTTGATCGAAGTGGACGGCGGCATCAAGGTTCACAACGCCGCACTCGTCGCCGCGGCCGGAGCGGACGTCCTAGTCTCTGGCTCGGGCATTTTCTCAACCGGGGATTACGCCGCTACGATTGCGGAAATGCGACGGCAGGCAGAATTGGCGTCTCGCCGCGCAGCAACAACGTAGGCCGGCGACTAGTTGTTCGAGGCACTTCCCTCGGGGCACAATGCGCGGTGATGGTTCTCTAGGTTGTCTGCATTCGTGCCATCGTTGCAAATTTGGGGCTCTATGTTATGAGCGCGCGTCGGTCGTTTTCGCCGGTTCAACATCGCGCAGCGGCGGGGTGTAGCTCAGACTGGTAGAGCGCACGGTTCGGGACCGTGAGGTCGCTGGTTCAAGTCCAGTCACCCCGACCATTATTGTTTGTCTTTTCCCCTCCAATGCTAGAGCCGAGCCTACGGATCGCTGCTACGACAATGCCCATCCGCACTTGGCACGGGCTCAAGCACGCGTTCCTATACGCCGGGGTGTACGGGCTCGTGGCGTTGGCGTTCCTTGAATTCAGCAGTGGGCTCGCATGGGCGACCACAGCAATTATAACGGGGACGGAGTGGGTGTTCGTACGGCGTGGACCCGGCAACCAGTTTCCCCCGTTTGCGCGCATTCCCAGCGGAAGTACGGTCGAGGTTCAGGAAGTGCGCGACGATTGGGCACAGATCATCACTGCGAGCGGCCAGGTCGGTTTTATCCACGTGCGTTTCCTTTCCTTCCCCGAGCAGCCGCAGCGCTATATGAGCACCCCGACGCCGCTCTCGACACCCCATTCGCGTGTGGCACCGCCTAGTCCTGCTGTCAGAGCAAGCCCCACTTCGTTACCTCCAACCCGGGAAACCGCACCTCCGGCTCCGACGCGCACCCCGACGTCCACGCGCACATTTCGCCCAACGCGTACACCGCGGCCGACCCGCTCCCCGACGCCCACGCGTACCCTGACTGCGACTCGTTCTCCAAGCCCTACGCGGACATCGAGCCCCACGAGAACGGCAGCGATGCCGGGTGCACGAACCGAAGCCCCGATCGAGACACCGCTCAAAAGCGCTCCCTCTGCTTCGCCCAGTCCTACGGGCATCGGCGTTTACGACGCAACCCAGGAAAAGATCAGAGACATCGAGGCCGAACTGCTGGCAACCCGTCAAGAACTTGCGAGTTGTCGGCAACAAAACGCTTCCGCTTCGCTATCGAGCTGCCCGCACGAGTTGCGCGAAGAGCTGATGCGACTCCGTGCGGCGATCGAGCGGGATCGTTCCGGTGAGGGTGTCACGGCCGCGCTATCCGACACTCCCCAAGATGTCGGGCAAGCGTCTTCTGACAATCACGTCATTACGCCCTTTATGGTCTTTCTCGCCGTGTTTGGGTTCGTTATCGGCTGGATTGGCGGTAGCCGGTATACCCGCCGCGTGGAGCAAAGAAGGCGCTGGCGACTGCGCTTTTAAATGAACGGTTCGCCTCTTTGGTTCTTTGTCGGGTTCGCGTTCGGGAGCATTCCATTTGGCTGGCTTCTGGGGCGGGCTCGGGGAGTCGACGTGCGACACCTAGGCAGCGGCAATATCGGAGCCACCAACGTGGGGCGAACGCTGGGCTGGCTTGCCGGACTGTTCACCTTGGTTGGCGATGCCACCAAAGGCGCACTACCGGCGTTTCTGGCTCAGTCCGTCGGACCAGCGCCTTGGGCGCCAGCGTTTGCGGCGTGCGGAGCCGTATGTGGCCACGTGTTTTGCCCATTTTTGGGTTTTCGTGGCGGCAAGGGTGTGGCGACAGCGGCTGGGGCTATGCTCATCCTGGCACCGAAACCGCTGCTTGTATCCGCAGCGAGCTTCGCCGTGGTTACCTACTTCACCGGTTATGTTTCCGCAGGCTCCCTCACCGGGGCAGCCTTGCTACCGATTTTCTGCTGGGCTTGGAGCCTACCGAACCCGACCTTGCTCTCGGCTTGCTTGTGCTCGGGACTTGTCTGGTTGCGACATCGCGACAATCTATACCGCCTGGCCAACGGCACCGAGCCTAAACTGAGGCTTCGTCGCCCGCCAACCTAACGGGCAGGTGTCGCATAACTCAGCAATGCCTGTTCTTTGAGCAGCAGGTTGCGCAAGGAAGCGCACATGAAAAGGGGGCCAGTGTCGCCCATGCCGGGTGCACCACTTGGCTTGGGGTTTGCTCTCCCAAACACGAGTAACCCGAATTCACAGAACACGAGAGCGAGGAGAGCAAATGACGTTCGAGGAACGAAAGGCACGTGTGTGGGGCTTTGCCTCATTAGCCTTGGCGGTCATCGTACCCGCAACCGCCGGGGCGCAGGCTGCGGTCGACTCAGGGGATACGGCGTGGGTCCTCACCGCTTCAGCCCTCGTCCTCATGATGACTCTACCCGGGCTCGCACTGTTCTACGGTGGCTTGGTGCGCGCGAAAAACGTCCTGAATGTATTGATGCAATGCTACATTGCCGCCGGGGTCGTCGGGCTCCTTTGGGTCCTGGTTGGCTACAGCCTAGCGTTCAGTGGTGGTAACTCGTTCATTGGCGACCTGGCCAAGGTGGGTCTGCATGGAGTAACCGTCGACTCGACAGTAGAAAATTTCGCAACGCCTCCCCGGCACATTCCCGAATACGTTTACGTGATGTTCCAGGCAATGTTTGCGGTAATCACGCCGGCACTCATTCTGGGGGCAATCGCGGAACGCATGCGTTTCAGTGCATGGATGTTGTTCATCACCTTGTGGTTCCTGGTGGTGTACTGTCCCATTGCGCATATGGTGTGGAGCACGGAAGGTTGGATCTTCAAATCCGGCGCGATCGATTTTGCCGGGGGGCTCGTCGTTCACATGTCCAGCGGATTTTCCGCGCTGGCTGCGGCGATTGTTCTCGGCCCCCGCCGTGGGTATGGCCGTGAACCCCTACCCCCTCACAATTTGCCGCTGTGCCTTACGGGAGCGGGCCTGTTGTGGACCGGGTGGTTCGGGTTCAACGCGGGGAGCGCGCTCAGTGCCAGTGGCTTGGCGGCGCTCGCCTTTACCAACACCAACACAGCCACGGCGACGGCAGTCGTCGCATGGGTCATCTTGGAGTGGCTCCACCGAGGCAAGCCCACCGCTCTTGGGGCGGCCACGGCGGCGGTGGCCGGGCTCGTGGCCATTACGCCGGCGTGCGGCAACGTGAGCCCGTTAGGCGCTATCGGGGTCGGGCTCGGCGTTACCCTGATTTCTTATCTCGCGCTCACTTGGCTCAAGCCAACCTTGGGATACGACGACTCGCTCGATGTGTTTGGCGTTCACGCATTGGGTGGCGCTTGGGGGGCCTTGGCCTCGGGTATCTTTGCCACCACGTTGGGCAGTGGCATCGAAAGCAACTGGCAACAAATCGGCGTGCAAATGCGGGGGATCGTT
This window harbors:
- the def gene encoding peptide deformylase, whose protein sequence is MALRPILKYPDPTLKRVSTPVGNIDGRVHQLLDDMVETMYHAPGIGLAAPQVGVSERVIVVDVDKEQKGIGLVKLINPEIRAREGSIVFEEGCLSVIGYTAEVRRSAKILVHAWTPEEREIELEAEGLFAVCLQHEMDHLDGKLFLDRISSLKRDLYRRRLKKWMREGFPEEVLQASSGL
- the fmt gene encoding methionyl-tRNA formyltransferase; amino-acid sequence: MRSPAETRRPQEIPTGWRIVFFGTPEFAVASLRALVEAGENVVGVVTQPDKPAGRGRRTTAPPVKQYSLQLGLPVIQPQKIRNNPEFVALLRRWAPDVIVVVAYGKILPPDILALPPHGCINVHASLLPRYRGAAPIQWALIRGETRTGISVMLMTEEMDAGPVLLQCPLTIEPEETYGELEKRLAELGATCLLRALRGWRAATIQAQPQDTTQVTFAPPITKDMGQIDWSRPAEEVARWIRGLSPNPGAYFTWEGKRVKVYRARAHEKTASPSLGPAGTVVSVEPTLMVACGRGVLELVEVQLEGRRRASGSEVARGLRWRPGQELAETST
- a CDS encoding ribosomal RNA small subunit methyltransferase B; its protein translation is MSAPRTPPPPDPRGIAWQVLRRVEAGAYSDVVLGQTLARVALLPKDRALTVRLVYGTLAWQLYLDHLLAGFTHRPLADLDSAIRILLRLAMFQICFLDKVPTFAAVDTAVRLAKGYRHGAATSFVNAVLRRAAEGWKSVPLPARDRDPIGYLSVRYSHPRWIVETWMQEYGAEATEALLRANNEPAPTVLRANRLRTTRDALITMFRERSLDACPGQYAPESIVVSGFDPLNDPLYRQGLYSLQGEAAQLVGYLLNPQPGESVLDLCAAPGGKTTHLAELMHGRGRIVAVDTQRKGLDQLRRECNRLGIDCVAPYVADARTWQPKDLPAFDRVLVDAPCSGLGTLRQHPEIRWRRTPASVRELSRLQRDLLAQAAKWVRPGGVLLYVTCTMLRAENEEVVTDFLGRERTFTLERPDPSLPPSAYALIDSHGFFRTAPHLHGLDGFFAARLRRSDGQGNVPA
- the rpe gene encoding ribulose-phosphate 3-epimerase, giving the protein MIRIAASILSADFARLGEEVEAVTRAGADWIHVDVMDGHFVPNLTIGPDVVRAVRRHTPLPLDTHLMIEHPERFIDAFAAAGSDYISIHAEVTPEPRPLIERIRDLGKHPAIVVNPETPVTRVFPVLEAVDMLLIMSVHPGFAAQAFIEGTLEKIRAANEFRKRNGLAFLIEVDGGIKVHNAALVAAAGADVLVSGSGIFSTGDYAATIAEMRRQAELASRRAATT
- the plsY gene encoding glycerol-3-phosphate acyltransferase codes for the protein MNGSPLWFFVGFAFGSIPFGWLLGRARGVDVRHLGSGNIGATNVGRTLGWLAGLFTLVGDATKGALPAFLAQSVGPAPWAPAFAACGAVCGHVFCPFLGFRGGKGVATAAGAMLILAPKPLLVSAASFAVVTYFTGYVSAGSLTGAALLPIFCWAWSLPNPTLLSACLCSGLVWLRHRDNLYRLANGTEPKLRLRRPPT
- a CDS encoding ammonium transporter, which translates into the protein MTFEERKARVWGFASLALAVIVPATAGAQAAVDSGDTAWVLTASALVLMMTLPGLALFYGGLVRAKNVLNVLMQCYIAAGVVGLLWVLVGYSLAFSGGNSFIGDLAKVGLHGVTVDSTVENFATPPRHIPEYVYVMFQAMFAVITPALILGAIAERMRFSAWMLFITLWFLVVYCPIAHMVWSTEGWIFKSGAIDFAGGLVVHMSSGFSALAAAIVLGPRRGYGREPLPPHNLPLCLTGAGLLWTGWFGFNAGSALSASGLAALAFTNTNTATATAVVAWVILEWLHRGKPTALGAATAAVAGLVAITPACGNVSPLGAIGVGLGVTLISYLALTWLKPTLGYDDSLDVFGVHALGGAWGALASGIFATTLGSGIESNWQQIGVQMRGIVFVAVFAPAVTLVLLWITRLILGSLRVADEEEVEGLDFSQHGESAYTV